The proteins below come from a single Oenanthe melanoleuca isolate GR-GAL-2019-014 chromosome Z, OMel1.0, whole genome shotgun sequence genomic window:
- the ONECUT2 gene encoding one cut domain family member 2 isoform X1 encodes MRSGRGGRRCLGGEAGACAMNPELAMEPLGSLHGAAGHEPELMGSPSPHHGGRSAGPLRVPPPPPPPPPPPHQELPPAARPAMVPSMASLLDGAAEYRPELSIPLHHAMSVPCEASPPGMGMSGTYTTLTPLQPLPPISAVSDKFHHPHAHPHAHHHHHHQRLPGSAGGSFALMRDERGLPAVNSLYGPYKEVPAVGQSLSPLGNGLGPLPGAQQGLHGYGPPGHDKMLSPNFEAHAAMLARGEQHLPRGLGTPPAMLPPLNGAHHPAPPGPPPPHGPALPAGRERPPPAAGPQGSGAGQLEEINTKEVAQRITAELKRYSIPQAIFAQRVLCRSQGTLSDLLRNPKPWSKLKSGRETFRRMWKWLQEPEFQRMSALRLAACKRKEQEPNKERNNSQKKSRLVFTDLQRRTLFAIFKENKRPSKEMQITISQQLGLELTTVSNFFMNARRRSLEKWQEDLSSGGSSSAPSTCSKA; translated from the exons ATGAGGAGCGGGCGCGGCGGCCGGCGGTGCCTGGGCGGGGAAGCGGGTGCGTGCGCCATGAACCCCGAGCTGGCGATGGAGCCGCTGGGCAGCCTGCACGGGGCGGCGGGGCACGAGCCGGAGCTgatgggcagccccagccctcacCACGGCGGGCGCAGCGCGGGGCCGCTCCGGGTgccgcctccgccgccgccgccgccgccgccgccgcaccaggagctgccccccgccgcccggcccgccATGGTGCCCAGCATGGCCTCGCTGCTGGACGGCGCCGCCGAGTACCGGCCCGAGCTCTCCATCCCGCTGCACCACGCCATGAGCGTGCCCTGCGAGGCCTCGCCGCCCGGCATGGGCATGAGCGGCACCTACACCACGCTGACGCCGCTCCAGCCCCTGCCGCCCATCTCCGCCGTCTCCGACAAGTTCCACCACCCTCATGCCCACCCGCACgcccaccaccaccatcaccaccagcgcctgccgggcagcgccgggggcAGCTTCGCGCTCATGCGGGACGAGCGCGGGCTGCCCGCCGTCAACAGCCTCTACGGGCCCTACAAGGAGGTGCCGGCCGTGGGGCAGAGCCTCTCGCCGCTGGGCAACGGGCTGGGCCCGCTCCCTGGCGCCCAGCAGGGCCTGCACGGCTACGGGCCGCCGGGCCACGACAAGATGCTGAGCCCCAACTTCGAGGCGCACGCGGCGATGCTGGCGCGGggggagcagcacctgccccGGGGGCTGGGGACGCCCCCGGCCATGCTGCCGCCCCTGAACGGCGCGCACCACCCCGCGCCCcccgggccgccgccgccgcacggccccgcgctgcccgccggccgggagcggccgccccccgccgccggcccgcaggggagcggcgcggggcagctggaggagatCAACACCAAGGAGGTGGCACAAAGGATCACGGCGGAGCTGAAGCGCTACAGCATCCCGCAGGCCATCTTCGCCCAACGAGTGCTGTGCCGCTCCCAGGGGACCCTGTCGGACTTGCTGCGGAACCCCAAGCCCTGGAGTAAACTCAAGTCCGGCCGGGAGACGTTCCGCAGGATGTGGAAGTGGCTACAGGAGCCGGAGTTCCAGAGGATGTCTGCCCTGCGGCTGGCAG cctgcaAACGCAAAGAGCAGGAGCCCAACAAAGAGCGGAACAACTCCCAGAAGAAATCCCGGCTGGTTTTCACGGACCTCCAGCGCCGAACGCTTTTCGCCATCTTCAAGGAGAACAAGCGTCCCTCCAAAGAGATGCAGATCACCATCTCGCAGCAGCTGGGCCTGGAGCTCACCACCGTCAGCAACTTCTTCATGAACGCGCGCCGGCGCAGCCTGGAGAAGTGGCAGGAGGACCTGAGCTCCGGGGGCTCCTCCTCGgcccccagcacctgcagcaagGCGTGA
- the ONECUT2 gene encoding one cut domain family member 2 isoform X2, translated as MNPELAMEPLGSLHGAAGHEPELMGSPSPHHGGRSLPPAARPAMVPSMASLLDGAAEYRPELSIPLHHAMSVPCEASPPGMGMSGTYTTLTPLQPLPPISAVSDKFHHPHAHPHAHHHHHHQRLPGSAGGSFALMRDERGLPAVNSLYGPYKEVPAVGQSLSPLGNGLGPLPGAQQGLHGYGPPGHDKMLSPNFEAHAAMLARGEQHLPRGLGTPPAMLPPLNGAHHPAPPGPPPPHGPALPAGRERPPPAAGPQGSGAGQLEEINTKEVAQRITAELKRYSIPQAIFAQRVLCRSQGTLSDLLRNPKPWSKLKSGRETFRRMWKWLQEPEFQRMSALRLAACKRKEQEPNKERNNSQKKSRLVFTDLQRRTLFAIFKENKRPSKEMQITISQQLGLELTTVSNFFMNARRRSLEKWQEDLSSGGSSSAPSTCSKA; from the exons ATGAACCCCGAGCTGGCGATGGAGCCGCTGGGCAGCCTGCACGGGGCGGCGGGGCACGAGCCGGAGCTgatgggcagccccagccctcacCACGGCGGGCGCAGC ctgccccccgccgcccggcccgccATGGTGCCCAGCATGGCCTCGCTGCTGGACGGCGCCGCCGAGTACCGGCCCGAGCTCTCCATCCCGCTGCACCACGCCATGAGCGTGCCCTGCGAGGCCTCGCCGCCCGGCATGGGCATGAGCGGCACCTACACCACGCTGACGCCGCTCCAGCCCCTGCCGCCCATCTCCGCCGTCTCCGACAAGTTCCACCACCCTCATGCCCACCCGCACgcccaccaccaccatcaccaccagcgcctgccgggcagcgccgggggcAGCTTCGCGCTCATGCGGGACGAGCGCGGGCTGCCCGCCGTCAACAGCCTCTACGGGCCCTACAAGGAGGTGCCGGCCGTGGGGCAGAGCCTCTCGCCGCTGGGCAACGGGCTGGGCCCGCTCCCTGGCGCCCAGCAGGGCCTGCACGGCTACGGGCCGCCGGGCCACGACAAGATGCTGAGCCCCAACTTCGAGGCGCACGCGGCGATGCTGGCGCGGggggagcagcacctgccccGGGGGCTGGGGACGCCCCCGGCCATGCTGCCGCCCCTGAACGGCGCGCACCACCCCGCGCCCcccgggccgccgccgccgcacggccccgcgctgcccgccggccgggagcggccgccccccgccgccggcccgcaggggagcggcgcggggcagctggaggagatCAACACCAAGGAGGTGGCACAAAGGATCACGGCGGAGCTGAAGCGCTACAGCATCCCGCAGGCCATCTTCGCCCAACGAGTGCTGTGCCGCTCCCAGGGGACCCTGTCGGACTTGCTGCGGAACCCCAAGCCCTGGAGTAAACTCAAGTCCGGCCGGGAGACGTTCCGCAGGATGTGGAAGTGGCTACAGGAGCCGGAGTTCCAGAGGATGTCTGCCCTGCGGCTGGCAG cctgcaAACGCAAAGAGCAGGAGCCCAACAAAGAGCGGAACAACTCCCAGAAGAAATCCCGGCTGGTTTTCACGGACCTCCAGCGCCGAACGCTTTTCGCCATCTTCAAGGAGAACAAGCGTCCCTCCAAAGAGATGCAGATCACCATCTCGCAGCAGCTGGGCCTGGAGCTCACCACCGTCAGCAACTTCTTCATGAACGCGCGCCGGCGCAGCCTGGAGAAGTGGCAGGAGGACCTGAGCTCCGGGGGCTCCTCCTCGgcccccagcacctgcagcaagGCGTGA